The DNA region AAgcaaaattctaaatttaatctaaacacaaataaaatatagatcacaaaatttcataatttaactaaatacaaaattaataattatggatatagaaaaaaattgtttctctCATAGAATATAGAACAccgaatttctttagaaattacctaaaacttaaaaacatgTTATGATAGGTTTTCTGCTCTAGGAACCTCCCTATAACAGTTTTAAATGggtaaacatattaaaattagattttagagTAAGACTCTAactaatttataagaaattactTAAACTCTTCCATTAAAAGTCTAATATCCAAAAATCTATATTAAATCGTCTATTCAAACCGATAACTTTTAAGCATATTGAACATGTCtttatagattatttatatttatttataaattgatgttaaactatttaattattcaattttatgaaatcaaaatataattaatggtaACCCAAATCTAAAATCTCAGTGGGAGGGGCAAGAGGGAGGGCAGTAAAAGCAACTGTGTCGCTTCAGGTGTCAGAAGAGCTATAAGAAAGAGAAAGGACAACGGAATTACAAGAGAGAAGATGACGAAGACGAACATTTCACCACCAAAGTCAAGACTGAACAAGGAAAAGTTGTTCTTCCCAAGTTCACTCAAAGATCGAAGCTTCTTCGTGGCTTGGAGAAATACCGTCTAGCCGTTCTCGTTGCGAATCCTCAATCCTTTGTAGTTCCTAACCACATggatattttctttgtttcttggGGTAAGTTTCTACAATATTTCACTCTTTAATTTCAATCGAATTGTGCTGATTCTTCTGAGTTTGTAGGTCGAGGAACCATCACCAAGATCCTAGAGAATAAAAGAGAGAGCATTAACGTCAGGCAGGAAGATATCATTAGCATTTGTGCTGGTACtcctttttatattatcaataacgATGAAAATGAGAAGCTTTACATTGTCAAACTCCTCGGGCCAGTCAATCTTCCAGGGCATaataaagtataaatttattcattcaGCTTAATTTCTTTAAACTATATAGTTTTGCGGATTCATTAAGTTCCATGCAATGCTGGTATTTCATGGACCAGGCGGAGAAAATCCGGAGTCTTTCTACAAAGCTTTCTGCTGGGAAGTACTCGAAGCCGCACTGAAggtaatttcaatttttttctttatcgtAAATAATTTCCTATGAAGTTGGTTGTTCTAATTGCTTAGAGGTTGATTAACTTTCGCAGACTTCAAAGGACAGACTTGAGGAATTGTTCGAGAAACAGGACCAGGGAACTATCATGAAAGCCTCCAAAGAACAAATTCGGGCTATAAGCCGGAGAGGTGAAGGTCctaaattttggccatttacAGGGGAATGAACGGGTTCACTCAGTCTCTTTAAAAAGGATCCCTCTCAATCCAACAAATATGGCCAACTCTTTGAAACTGAACGAAAGAGATTATCCGCCGCTTGAAGAGCTTGACATTATGATCTCCTACACAAACATCACCAAGGTATTTAATTTTCCCACTCagctttattataattaaagctTCCGATAATTTATTGGTCTTAGCAATGCAGGGAGGAATGTCTGTTCCATTCTACAACTCACGGGCAACGAAAATAGGCATTGTTGTTTCAGGAGAGGGACGGCTTGAAATTGCTTGTCCTCATCTCTCCTCTTCCAAAAGCTCTCGCCCAAGTTGCAAGAAATTGAGCGCACAGTTAAGAACCAAGACGGGTTCATTGCCCCGGCGGGTCACCCTTTTGTGACTGTTGCTTCGGAAAACCAAAACTTGGAAATCCTGTGCTTTGAAGTAAAGGCAGAGGGCAACATTAGGTACACTCTTGCAGGGAAGAAGAACATTATAAAGGTGATGGAGAAGGAAGCGAGAGAGTTGGCATTTTAAACGAAAGTAGAAGAGGTGGACTAAGTGTTTGGAAAACAAGGCACGAAATTGCGACAAGAAAAACAAGGGCGTGCTGCTGAATGAGTAGAAATGGGAAGGTTTTGTTTGGGTTTTGAGAAAGGCTGGGGCTACTGACTAATGAATGAAAGAAATTTacgtacaaataataatgttgaAGGTgaatgtatgtgtgtatgtaaaTGTGAGCTGTGGAGATCTCCTTTCCTTGcataactaaataataattgaaaaaaaaagaaaggcttTAGCCAATGAATGTTTGATCACTTCTCTGTCTGCCGTTTTTGTTACGATAATGCTTTTACATGGCAACTTTTTTATTCCTGGTAATATAACAGATGCTAGTAGAATGTGATTTCATCGTCTACATGAAGACAATATGCAAGtatattcttttttcaagttatatatttgtaatactTCAGATGGTTAGAGGTAGGGTGACTTGGAGATGGGTCTTAATCTTGACTCAATAAGTtgttaagaaagaaaaattcatCTTTTCCAACAATAACTAATTTGATAACTTTTCAATTCCTCTTAACaatgataaattttctttctttttaattttgagctTTCCGATATGACTTGAATTCACCCAGAGTTAGAGGTAATGAATTGGGCCAGCTTTTCCTATCCCAATACAATAGTGCTTCAGGTTGACTTAATTTCTGAATGCCTGAGGCCTAATAAAATTTGGTGGTGTTTCCTTTCCCTTTTGTTCACTTAATATCTGTTTGTTATTCAGGATTTTGGTGGAGCCCAATCCATCAGTCTCAGACCCATATGTTTGCCTGCGCCTCCCTACAGTGTTAGTGGGATCACCTCTGTATTTGTTGATTCGAATGTTTATTTGGCTGAATTGGCAAACAATGCgttttacatttttctctcaagATCTTATTGCTAATTAGTGTCAAAcgagatgaaaagaaaatgaaattaatctCACTAAACTGCCAATCAGATCAAGGCTTAGGGTGAGACTTTCCAACAATAGTTAAGCTTTAGTTAGTGGTCCTGCTGAATCAAGAAATTAGGAGTGAAATAGCGAAACATATAATAGTAAGCATACCCCTGAAAAGCCCTGGAAAACAGATTGCTATTCACATGACAATGTGCTGGAAATTAAGAGTCGCTAAACAATTGAGAGATGTCAAACATTGTTCTGGCTTTTTGAGATGGGCCTGCACCTTGAATACAATACACATCTTTGTCTGAAAATTGTaccctttttttattatttagagtaatattatatttactaaCAAAACAAAACGGACGTGAgtgggtaatttaattatttatttattttatatttaactccTAATCTGACAAGCTAATGCCTGTTAGAAATCATTCCTATCAAAAATGTCTTTGTAGCCTTAATCTTTTTATACTGAAAGTCCACGCTGTTCGTCTGCATTTCTGGCCCAAGAAGTCTGTAGATGAACCCGGAGAATCGCCTTTATTACCCATTGGGCTATATTCAGACCATCAATCATTACGTAAAATTTTAGTTCCCCTCACGCGGCCACAATGATTCACCAGCTACCTGCCTGCAAActtaattttccctttttcttaaGAAACTTTtccaaacccaaaaaaattccCTTGAACAAGGAGAGATGGtgggtttgaatttaattcactCTGTAAAACAAAGAAGCTGACTGGAAAAAGGAGCTGGGATGCTGCATGCTGAGAGATCCGTATCCTAgtagaagaaggagaagaaggagGAGGAATGAACGAAGAAGATAATTAGACATGCATGCACCTGGAGTTGCGCCAAGCATGATATCACATTCACATAATTCTGCTCAGATGCTTCATTATTATCTGAACCAAACTGAAAGGGGGGGTCGTCTTCTTTGTCCACTAAATCTTTGTATTAATTCCCGGTGCATCAATCCGATTCTGATGCCTTGTTTCATAAGCAACAGAAGCAGTAATTAATGTGACATCACCTTAACCTATTCAATTCCCTTTCATTAATTGCAATATCTGCTGTATAATTATTAGCTTCCTTTCTTTGCTattctttttcacttttcacCTCTATCCATACGTCACGCTCTGTTTAAGTTTTAAGCGTTATTTGCTTTGGATTTGGTTAAGTTCtgtcaattttaatatatttaagagaGTTAGGAGCTATAAAGATTATTATTAATCATCGATATGACGAAATTAGGGAGTgactgaaagaaagaaagaaagaaagaaaactcatGCTTCATTGATTTTATGAAATTCATTGTAAAATGTGACGTAGAATTTGGATTCAATTAATTCAAGAATTTCCCTTTTGTCAGCTGTGAGCGTGAGGGCATGTGTAATCGGCCACTACCACATTAAGGCAAGCGTAAGCAATTGGTACAATGACTTAGACATGAGCTATGGTCCTTCAAGCTTGATGCCACTTGATTCAGAAACTGATCGTCCATTTGCATTCTCAAAGGTGCCCATGCCCTGCCAAACATTTTAGATGAgggttttttaataattaagaagtgaaattttatttgaagaatACAGATGACCTAACACTTACCAACTATTATACTAAATAAGACGAAAGAGCTCCATTTTCTTCCAAGTAGAGTCACTTCTGAAACCTCATCAAATTTTTCGCAGCAACTACTGCAGGACAATTGAGTGGACACagaaaattagttttatatatatacatatggagaagaagtaaataaatatattgttaacCTAATGGAATCTTTATTGGTGTAGTTATTTCATGTCATGATCAGATCTTGAACACAGAAGAAGATCACAGAGTCCAGTTAAGTGTAACATCGTTGCATGGCTAAATTTGTTATCTGTGTTTTAATTTGACAGTGGAAAGTTTAAATCACTTCCTCTAtgtattttctttcaaatggaAAATCAAATGTCCATCCATCCACCCAGAGCCAGGTCAGACCAAAACAAGTGTAGTAAAActagatttcatttttatacGTTTGCCAGAAACAAATATACATGTTGAAGTAAAAAGAAGAACCCTAGGATATCTCCCAATTCAAAACGTTGCACCCATGTAAAAGCATTGGGTGGCAATGGTTAAATGCATGCAATGCATGGTTTTGATTGGTTTATGTATTTATGATTCTGAGAAGGCGAGACATGGCTTCCAtctcttttctttgttgtttctttgttttcggTTCGTAAATGTGATCAAATCTGTCCTGGATTTGCTATATTTGTGTCCTTTTTAAAGCTGAGACTGTTGGGTTAATTTTTGCTTCGTTCATTAAAAAACCAAAGTGCTAATTTCCCCTCCCTACTTGGATTTTCTGTCCCTTTTTCTTAACCACTTTAAAGCAAAGTCTAAATCTGAATTATCTTCAAAAGATAAAGCTTTATCCTTCAATTTTATCAGGTTTATTTCTCTTTTGATAAGTCgtcaataatattttctttcaaattgtttCAGATTATTCATATACAAAAAGGGTTTATGATTGACCATCCAAATGCTTCATCCACTGTAgctttattgatttattttacaaTATGTTCActaacaaacaattaaaaaaaacgaTGTTTCTAAAATGGATTCAAAGAATGGCTTTTATTTTGACTTAAGAAGATAAGAATAAGAAAGTTAAATCATTCTAAAGATTCATTTATTATCCTTTCTCTTCTTTCGGCTTTTATTGTTTAAGAACGATATGAATGACACTTGTACTCTAAAAACCGTAGTAAATGATAATACtacattattttcaataatgaCAACTACCACCTAATATTTATTCTATGGTAATCAACATGCTTCCTCCCTATGGAATACATTAGACCTAGCCTGGGGTGGTTAAACTCTATTTATACCGGACTAACCTCACTCCATCTGTAACTTAAACATTACAACTTATTATGATGTTCGCCTAAGGAACACACTTTACCACATCCTACTTGGTGGAAGATTATCCTCAATACGTCGAGTTAATTCTCTTCCCAAGACAGCTTTTGGTGTATCTATctatgttagaaattttctgatgtaggctaacattaattatagttttggttttataaaatcggataattaaatagtttaatgtCAGTTTACAGATAGacttgagtgatcaataaaaatatgtctaatacacttaaaagttattggtTTGGATAGACGGTTTAGTGTGGGTCTTCAGTTATTAGACCTTTAATGAGAGGGTttagataatttcttataaataggcTAGGTCTCTactctaaaacttaatttttgataAGCTTACCAATTCAAAACCGTCATAGGGAGGTTTTTGGAGTGGAAGACCTGTCATAACAAATCTTCAAGTTTCAGGTGGAATTCTGAAGATCTTTGGTTTCAGAAATATGACTTAAACAGGTTTTTCTACATccctaattattaattctacattcaatttaatataataattcagtattttatattCTACGCATGATTGTATTAAATTATGTTCTTAATTAAAGTCTTACAATCCGCACAGCACTTTCCAATCACACAAATTTATCAGGTAAAAATGGAGCCATTGGAGCTTGTCATCAAATGATTCTCCTTGCAGTCAATTAACAAGGCAAATCAATGTTTATCATCGTTATCTAAATTAATAacactattattttatatattagtgaataatcataaaattgtGTTATGTTTTGATGGGAAAAAAGTAATGGGGTATAATGAGAGTCCCAAAACAGATGGCAAGGCGGGAGTCAAATCTGGTCGGCTGAATCCACTACCAAACACGAAACTTCTAAGATCGATATTCAAATCTGAACCAAAAGAAAGTGACAAcattacatacatacatacatacatacatatatatatatatatatatatatatagtgaaaatgatattgtgttatttatataaatatagaagaTTGAAGAAGAGCATGGGTTAAGGCTAAGGCTTTTGCAATTACCACGTTCCCTTGCAGAAGAgtaaagaattttcaaaaacaaaaagtcaTGTCTGTGTTGATCCAGGCTTTATGGCATTCTCCTTCAACATCCAAACATGTCGTTTTCAAATAATCTAGGTCGTTTGATCTCAACAtctccatcatcatcatcatcatcacattTCTCCACCATCCCAATCCTTTGCTTAATGCTTCTGCAAACTTTACACATTCATCTTTTATCTTACACTACCTTGAGATTTGCACATCAAACTTTGCATATTGGATATGAATTTTTTGGCTTTCATATATGCTTTTACAATATGATAAAGATTTCCCTATATGTTTCTTTATATTGACAGAGaagaaattagttttaaaatatcttttccCATCTAAACTTTTCGTCCTCTTCTGTTTCTCAGATTGATTTTTTTAGAAGCAAGCTTGCAtgacaattttgtatatttttatttgcttcATGTCTCACACGACACGTGCCATCCACATGAGATTTtattaggaaaattaaaaaataaagtaataaattgTTTCTAAATAAGGGATCCCATGGCCTGACTGACTGACTGACTTATGGAAAAAGAAAACGGAAAACTACTATAAAAAGGATTGAAATTTTCCCGTTATAGCACCACCAAAActataatataagaataaaaatatattataaatcgTCGAAAATAAGCTTATCCTTTAAAATCATtggataattaatatttaatttttaattattattattattataaatgtaaacaattctaaatttctaaGTTTACTTTTCCCATGTTGAGGACATTGCATGTGAGGCCACAGTTGCCACATGGCAGAACATGGTGGGTTAAACTTTTGTGAAAGTAGGCCCCAGTTGAACAGCCACATGTGCAGGTCTTCCCTGTTTTGGGAAACGCCCTTATAGTATTCTCAAAACAAACCCCCACCCCACCGCCCCATCTCCCCTATCTATCATGTTCATGCCGTTACAACGCGTGTAAAACGAAAGCACGCTCACCGTTTcctataaagaataaaaaaaaagcaGTATTGCCACGCGCTATTCCTGCGAGTAGGAGAATAATCATGGATGAGTGTGACACTGAGCACGGAAAACCAGCGAGTGGCGTCTTTTGAGATCGTTTATGTGCGCGTTGTTTTCGGTTGGTTTTTAACCTTTTTAACCCTCCCtggttaaattaaatttaaatgattaaataaaggGTAGGCAGTAGCTACCTCCTCGTCAATTTCAATCAACCGtaccatttttcttttgttttttccagTTTGATTTTCAAGGAATAGCAATTACCGCATTTTGTAAAAaccaattttattgaattactttttaaatttgtcGTCTTATTTGAAcagaatattttgaattttttttttaatttattttgcaaGGAAAGCCACCAGTGGAGACTAAATTAATTGTTTGACCCGATTAAAAAGGCAGATGTCTAGCCCAATATATCGAGAATTAGAtctaaattgaatcaaatttaaatttaatttaatttacaaaaataaatttaaaattcaaactcgatataaataaatttaaacttaatttaaatttaatttaaatttaaactttaactaatttattattaaaacgatattgttttaatatatattaatcaaaacaatatcattttatattaaaattttttatttattagtttgatGAACAATTTGAACTTAAGTTTCAAGttacaaactcaaactcatttaaGGTTGATTTATTTCAGACTcgtttaaattaaactcaaattcaagcttgaatgaattcgattcaaatctaattataaatatatccaaCTAGTTTggcaaattaataattagatatgacatcattaaataataaaattttcaatccaaccatatacaaattagtataacgctaaaaataaaaggtataactcaaatatttaaatattattgttgaatcacaaattaaataaattataatttttttattttaaacctAAGAAAGGGAAAGTAGTGgaagggtattttgggaaaTAAAAAAGTGCTTATCACTTTCATAAATGTCTGGTTGGTTTCGAGTTCTGACAGTTGTTTGCTGGTCAACGAGTTACTAACCCAACACACCAACCCCCCCACCTGGACGATAACATAAAGTACCAAACTGTCACTTCCATAATAATTAAGgacattaatataaaaaaaagacagaaaacTCCACTCTACTTTGAGATATCTCAAGATACCCCCAAGATAAAACAGTACAAAATGGCAGGCATGATTTGATACAAGCTTGTCAAATTGTGGTGCAATGTGAAGGGTGGGCTGGAGTTTTTTCCTTCACACTGTCACTCACGCctttaaacaagaaaaatcatTGTCATTTACAAAAGGCTTCCAGAAAATGGAAAAGGAAATAGAGCAAATGTCATGTACAGTGAGTAAATCTGCTAACTGTCTGACATTCCTCTAAGAAAGTGCAGAGCATGGCTGTTTAAATTCTTCTTCTCCaacttttcttttaactttcagagcattatgtaattatgattataataataatggtGATAGCCAAAGCAATGACTCTTACTTCTTTTTTTCCCGGTAAAATCATTAGCAGTAACAGTGAAAGAAGCTTCAAAAAACAccagaagttttttttttttttaaacgacCAATTAGTATAGCACAAATCATACATTAAACTCTTAGAATGGTGCAAAgctagaaataaaataaacatttacaTTTTTATACACATTTCTTTGATTATTCTATTTTCAATTTACAGATCGCTTAACAGGCATGCATTTGGTTAAATTTCCTGCAAATCACAAGgaattgaagatgaaaatgtcAAGCAACTGAGCAGATGCATCACAAATGACCTGCAACTTGTATAACGATTCTATTCACAACTAACATTTGCATAAATCGCATAGTTGCCtagtttcaatttcaaatcataatGATCAACTACCATTGTAAATGCTCTAACCATTACAATTAGTGAAAGACTtgagcaaaaattaaaaagaaggaGAATACCGATAAGTTATCCTTCTTTATCTACCTTATTTCTAAGATCCGAACACCTTGTTTTGAGCCTGTTGTGTAAATTGCCAAATACGACTAGAGGGAAAATGGAATGTCTGCCACAAACAGTGGAGTAAGCAGTTATCAGTAATAACACACAATCTGTACCTGTTGTGATGAGGAAAAGGAATGAAGAGAATTAAACAAATGGATTGAGAAGACACACTGGCAAAGCAAAAATGTGAAGTTATGGACCAACCTTCTTTCGGATGCAGGCAATGAATGTCTCCATCACCATCAAGGCACGGTTCATTTGGAGTAGTGCAAAACTGCAAACTGGGGACCAAAACAGCAGATAAGAATTAGACCAGGCATAGATTTTTACAACTACTATCTACATAGGAGGTGCATTCATCAAACCCACGatttttaaagggaaaaagaaatggTCTGATCACATGCAAGTAACTAATATAAGTCTTATTCCTCATATATAAGATTTTCACTCGATGCCAAAATCAATTAAGATATAGAAAAACTACCTAAATTGTGGAGATGAAGAATCAGCATCAGAATTCTTGAACAAAATgcatttcatttgatttttgcAAGGTTAAGAATGAAATCCTGTCAATggttaagaaattaaatttcacatccTGGCGACAGAAATTATGCAATTCATGTCAATTCAATGTACTGCTAAATTACCTTCCAAAAAACTGCATTTAATTTGGCAGAGTTGACTTGACTAGAGTAGGATACAAAAAAAACACCAGTCGCTTGGAAATTCATCTGTCAATAGAAATTGAGTTCAGTATATCCATGTGAGTGCGGCAACAGCTCTTCAACTTCAATTCGAGCACTGGAATAACTCATGCTTTTTTTTATTCTGTTACGATTGATAGACTCAACTTCTGCTGAGAATATACTATAAACTGGTCTATGATCTGAGAACCTTGACTCCCCACGAACATAAGATAATTGATGGAGGCCTCTTCCATACCATAATATACGATCACACCTACACATACAAAGCAAAATTACTTGCTTTTATCAGTATTTTCATTTAGTCTTATAACTATAAGGATATGGGGCATGTGagtttaagataatattttttttgagcTTACCATGCAGGTGTTCTTCGTTTCTCCTTTGCATGCCTATCATCCCCAGCATATCTATCTGAATTATTTGAATACTTGTATGTTGGTGGGAAATAAATCTTTCCTTCATTCCATCGATTAAAGACATGCCCCCGCCTTTGCTCTATTCTAAGCTGTAAGTAGAAATATGTTAATGAAAGCCATCATTTCCAATGACATATGAAACAGAGGAGCTGACAgcattatttttgaaaacatatGTTTCATGCCTGGTCATTCTCTAACAAAGCTCTCCAGTTGCGCATCTCCACAAGAGCCTTTGCAGAACGGTAAGAAAGGGCAATCCGATAATTCAAATCCCCAAGCCATATAATTCGGCTACACCAAGATAACTACATCTTAGAATTTTTAGCAATAAAATGTTACAACTTTAATGTCGATTGCTCagacaaaaatttgaataaagcATGGAATGCTGGAACAATTTATTTGCCAATTATTGcaatttaaaataaccaaacacgaaaaaggaaattagagagtttaacaaaaatttagtaGAATAAGGGCCTTACTCATGCTCTAGAATTGTTTGAGGGGAGTTCTCATCTCCTATGCCATGAACCCTGGGAAACCTTGTCTTTCTAAGGATCTCCATTACGTCAGAGTTTCTTCTTAACTCATCTCCCTCCTTCTGCCCAGAGGTTAAATGACTACAGACGAAGCAAAAGCTTGTTTGATGCAATGACATGCTAATTGAAATTGAACCCTGGAAGACCCAAGAGAATAAGAATGGCGCCTTTTTCTTTGTATGGTTCATCACAAATTTCACTGAAATCAGATAAAAGGTCCACAAGCAAAAATGTACCTTGTTTCCAAGATAACCCATCAGCCCTCTGCCTACACATGACACTTTCATGTTACAAACATTGTCTCTTAGATTACTCTTCACCCACACCGTAAGAAATATTCCAACCATTTGCTTACTGGCAACCAAACAGTACCTTGATTGGCCAGTAGGTCTCTCTCTATCCTCCATGGAAAGAGATTCACTATAAATGATTGGAGAGTATTGTGTGGTGAGTGGTGAATCCCCAGGACCATTCTCATCATCAGAGGAACACCATCTGAAATTGGGATCATAATCACTAGGCCTGTGTCCGAAGATAACCCGGTCACAGACGCTGAATCGTCTGTCTAGTCGAGGTTGTGGCATTGACATGTCATTATCCATTCTCATGCTGCGACTCAAGGACTGAAAGGATCGCCGCTGGAAGAAGGACGAGGCTTTCTGCCTTGTTGAGCCCTCAAAGTCAGCATCTAATTCTACAATTGGATCAGGGATGGGTGATGGGGTATGGCAACCACCACTAGTACCAGGTAGACTATTTAGAGTCTTTCTAATAAGGGCTAACCATTTTCTGGCAGGACCATTATTTTCTGTCCCCAAAACATTACCAGCGTTTAAAGGAACAATTTCTTGAAACCTGAATACCAAGGGGATGAATGAGACTTCCTCTTCTATATTGAAACATTCATGGTTCAATATGTGAGAAAAgagaacaaaatcaaattttaggcATACCCAAGAACATAAATGTCTGCAGGAGGAGAGGTATGAAGCCAATCTTCCAGACTCAAATAGCTTGGAGGGGGTTTTCCAGCGACATTCCATGTAGCTACAAAGATTCTGTACccagatgaaaaagaaaaagaaaaaggtaattACAAATGTCTCAACGAGATCAACCAGACCAAGAGAATACGATTTAGAACATACCTATAGTTATGCAAATCTGTGACTTGTGAGGCATCAATGTCAATCTTTCCTCGCCGTACTCGATCAGAGTTCCTCTGGATGGATCTCTCTGCATCAAGGTGGAAATTTTGATTAACTTTTGTAATATACAGAGgc from Mangifera indica cultivar Alphonso chromosome 8, CATAS_Mindica_2.1, whole genome shotgun sequence includes:
- the LOC123224001 gene encoding LOW QUALITY PROTEIN: vicilin Pis v 3.0101 (The sequence of the model RefSeq protein was modified relative to this genomic sequence to represent the inferred CDS: inserted 1 base in 1 codon; deleted 1 base in 1 codon; substituted 4 bases at 4 genomic stop codons), which codes for MTLGQFLITFLASKRTPVTLFDYDCTWEGQEGGQXKQLCRFRCQKSYKKEKGQRNYKREDDEDEHFTTKVKTEQGKVVLPKFTQRSKLLRGLEKYRLAVLVANPQSFVVPNHMDIFFVSWGRGTITKILENKRESINVRQEDIISICAGTPFYIINNDENEKLYIVKLLGPVNLPGHNKFHAMLVFHGPGGENPESFYKAFCWEVLEAALKTSKDRLEELFEKQDQGTIMKASKEQIRAISRRGEGPKFWPFTGEXTGSLSLFKKDPSQSNKYGQLFETERRDYPPLEELDIMISYTNITKGGMSVPFYNSRATKIGIVVSGEGRLEIACPHLSSSKSSRPSCKKLSAQLRTKTXFIAPAGHPFVTVASENQNLEILCFEVKAEGNIRYTLAGKKNIIKVMEKEARELAFXTKVEEVDXVFGKQGTKLRQEKQGRAAE
- the LOC123223070 gene encoding type I inositol polyphosphate 5-phosphatase 4-like; amino-acid sequence: MRDGSSKKSKLSWPKTLVKKWFNIKSKAEDFQADDVDCEGGDEDWRNNFSEREACTIKKSRIERSIQRNSDRVRRGKIDIDASQVTDLHNYRIFVATWNVAGKPPPSYLSLEDWLHTSPPADIYVLGFQEIVPLNAGNVLGTENNGPARKWLALIRKTLNSLPGTSGGCHTPSPIPDPIVELDADFEGSTRQKASSFFQRRSFQSLSRSMRMDNDMSMPQPRLDRRFSVCDRVIFGHRPSDYDPNFRWCSSDDENGPGDSPLTTQYSPIIYSESLSMEDRERPTGQSRYCLVASKQMVGIFLTVWVKSNLRDNVCNMKVSCVGRGLMGYLGNKGSISISMSLHQTSFCFVCSHLTSGQKEGDELRRNSDVMEILRKTRFPRVHGIGDENSPQTILEHDRIIWLGDLNYRIALSYRSAKALVEMRNWRALLENDQLRIEQRRGHVFNRWNEGKIYFPPTYKYSNNSDRYAGDDRHAKEKRRTPAWCDRILWYGRGLHQLSYVRGESRFSDHRPVYSIFSAEVESINRNRIKKSMSYSSARIEVEELLPHSHGYTELNFY